One Glandiceps talaboti chromosome 2, keGlaTala1.1, whole genome shotgun sequence genomic region harbors:
- the LOC144453548 gene encoding S1 RNA-binding domain-containing protein 1-like — translation MDDLEEEVGRPGSPVDMLWDMSFALAESENIDEWVANNITQLVDDGCTIPFIARYRKENTKGMEPDKLREVVSAYDQLKRVQNKAANVIKQIKKVGKMDDSLNTSIRCARTMEELDHLYTPYKTGSKTTLAERARKLGLESAATLWMKSPGGINIQSYVKPEIKGLSSIAEVNKGIQHIIADTVAKDVETMTKIRELCSVGYVTIQSSKKTKPAEDEKAYKFERYYDFSCTVKNVKPHQVLAMNRGENLKILTIKVIITDGIVRSFKTWCSNRWVPRNCNQTVKGFIQNCIDDSYTRLIQPLVVRQTRSELTKKAENASIEVFSHNLKRLLLTPPVRGKVVLGVDPGFRHGCKLAMLSPLGQILFTDVMYIHDNRRNREAMKIKNMLINYSCETLAIGNGTACRETESFFSNLITSGFFRPLNVMYCIVDEAGASIYSVSDDAQTELPNMDANLRSAVSIGRRLQDPLIELVKIEPKHLGVGMYQHDVSASNLKGALDSVVEECASFVGIDLNVCTESLLRRIAGLSASRATKIIEWRNEKGSFTNREQLKSIKGLGPKTYEQCAGFVRINPQTIQRGTKEENETEQSSSSSRGKRKAGTSKSSKSKKAKTVIQTAINPLDMTCIHPESYHIAEKFLKKMDASVAEMGQSSMRTKMDRTVRQYGMDQLAEEFEVGLPTLQLIMDGLKQPLDYDIRAKYEKPLFRQGLMSVNDLQIGTILTGRVCNVVQFGAFVDIGVGQNGLIHNSAMPAYRLQNGKPLGPGDKVQVKVTKLEISKGRIALELITVL, via the exons ATGGATGATCTAGAAGAAGAGGTTGGTCGTCCAGGATCCCCAGTAGACATGCTCTGGGACATGAGCTTTGCATTAGCTGAAAGTGAAAACATAGATGAATGGGTTGCAAACAATATTACTCAGCTTGTTGATGATGGATGTACTATACCTTTCATTGCACGATACaggaaagaaaacacaaaaggCATGGAACCTGATAAATTGAGAGAAGTAGTTTCTGCCTATGACCAGTTGAA GAGGGTACAAAATAAAGCAGCCAATGTGATAAAGCAAATTAAAAAAGTGGGTAAGATGGATGATTCCCTGAATACCTCTATTCGATGTGCCCGAACTATGGAGGAACTTGATCACCTG TATACACCATACAAGACAGGAAGCAAGACAACTCTAGCAGAAAGAGCTCGTAAACTTGGACTTGAATCAGCAGCAACTTTGTGGATGAAAAGTCCTGGTGGCATCAACATTCAGTCATATGTGAAGCCGGAAATAAAAG GTCTGTCCTCAATTGCTGAAGTAAATAAAGGAATACAACACATTATAGCTGATACTGTAGCTAAGGATGTGGAAACAATGACCAAGATTAGAGAACT ATGTTCAGTAGGTTATGTGACAATACAGTCAAGCAAGAAAACAAAACCTGCTGAAGATGAAAAGGCATACAAGTTTGAACGATATTATGACTTCAGCTGCACTGTGAAAAATGTCAAACCTCATCAG GTTCTTGCCATGAATCGAGGTGAAAATCTGAAAATCCTGACCATAAAGGTTATCATAACAGATGGTATTGTCAGGTCATTCAAAACATGGTGCAGTAATAGATGGGTGCCAAGAAACTGTAACCAGACTGTGAAAGGTTTCATTCAGAATTGTATAGACGATAGTTATACCAGACTTATACAACCACTTGTCGTTAGACAAACCAG ATCAGAATTGACAAAGAAGGCTGAGAATGCATCGATAGAAGTATTCTCTCACAATTTGAAAAGACTGTTGCTAACTCCTCCTGTACGAGGCAAAGTTGTATTAGGTGTTGATCCAGGATTCAGACATGGATGTAAACTAGCGATGCTGTCACCTTTAG GCCAAATACTGTTTACAGatgttatgtacatacatgataatAGAAGAAATAGGGAAGCTATGAAGATTAAAAACATGCTTATCAACTACAG TTGTGAAACTTTGGCGATAGGGAACGGTACGGCATGTAGAGAAACAGAATCATTCTTCAGTAATTTAATAACATCAGGGTTCTTTAGGCCTCTCAATGTCATGTACTG CATTGTTGATGAAGCAGGAGCGTCCATCTACAGTGTTTCAGATGACGCGCAAACTGAACTACCAAATATGGATGCTAACCTTAGAAGTGCAG TATCTATCGGACGAAGACTTCAAGACCCATTGATTGAACTTGTCAAGATAGAACCCAAACATCTTGGAGTTGGAATGTATCAG CATGATGTCTCTGCTAGCAACCTAAAAGGAGCCCTGGACAGTGTAGTTGAAGAATGTGCTAGCTTTGTAGGAATAGATCtcaatgtatgtactgaaaGTCTGTTAAG GAGAATAGCCGGGTTAAGTGCAAGTAGAGCAACCAAGATTATTGAGTGGAGAAATGAAAAAGGATCATTTACAAACAGAGAACAACTCAAATCAATCAAAGGACTTGGACCCAAGACTTATGAACAGTGTGCTGGATTTGTCAGAATTAATCCACAAACAATACAAAG AGGAACAAAAGAAGAGAATGAAACTGAGCAAAGCAGTAGTAGTTCCAGAGGGAAGAGAAAAGCAGGGACAAGTAAAAGTAGTAAATCAAAGAAAGCCAAAACTGTGATACAAACAGCAATAAATCCCCTTgacatgacatgtatacatcCTGAGTCATATCACATAGCAGAAAA GTTTCTTAAGAAGATGGATGCATCTGTAGCAGAAATGGGCCAGTCCAGTATGAGAACAAAGATGGACCGGACTGTGAGACAGTATG GAATGGATCAACTCGCTGAAGAATTTGAAGTTGGATTACCTACATTACAGTTGATCATGGATGGTTTGAAGCAGCCTTTAGACTATGATATCAGAGCTA AATATGAAAAGCCTTTATTCAGGCAAGGTTTGATGTCTGTAAATGACCTGCAGATTGGAACCATATTGACTGGTCGAGTGTGTAATGTGGTACAGTTTGGAGCATTTGTAGACATTGGAGTAGGCCAGAATGGACTGATTCACAACAGTGCTATGCCTGCCTATAGATTACAGAATGGGAAACCCCTTGGACCTGGAGATAAAGTACAAGTAAAAGTTACAAAGCTGGAAATTAGCAAAGGAAGAATTGCATTGGAGCTGATAACTGTATTGTAA